A window of the Streptomyces sp. NBC_00250 genome harbors these coding sequences:
- a CDS encoding AAA family ATPase has product MRIQHTGAYASSTGIPSQRARARTRGRGRLLRDLRERGGRGPRALTFAAGDLVVVSGLPGSGKSTLMKRAAEGGGIDSQDTREHWEARMPRLLPYALYRPLVRLAHYARLRRALRSGAGVIVHDCGTQSWVRGWLAREARRRGRALHLILLDVTPRTARQGQRTRGRGVSSYAFARHRRAVGRLVRAAESGRLPHGCASVTLLDRDAADLLRKIGFREAV; this is encoded by the coding sequence ATGAGGATCCAGCACACCGGCGCATACGCGTCGAGTACCGGCATACCGTCCCAGCGAGCCCGCGCCCGCACACGTGGCCGCGGGCGGCTCCTGCGCGACCTGCGCGAGCGCGGCGGCCGCGGCCCCCGCGCCCTCACCTTCGCCGCCGGCGACCTGGTGGTCGTCTCCGGGCTGCCCGGCAGCGGCAAGTCCACCCTCATGAAGCGCGCCGCCGAGGGCGGCGGCATCGACTCCCAGGACACCCGCGAGCACTGGGAGGCCCGCATGCCCCGCCTCCTGCCGTACGCCCTCTACCGGCCCCTGGTCCGGCTCGCCCACTACGCCCGCCTCCGGCGCGCCCTGCGCTCCGGCGCCGGGGTGATCGTGCACGACTGCGGCACCCAGTCCTGGGTGCGCGGCTGGCTCGCCCGGGAGGCCCGCCGACGCGGCCGGGCCCTGCACCTGATCCTCCTCGACGTCACCCCCCGGACCGCCCGCCAGGGCCAGCGCACCCGCGGCCGGGGCGTCTCCTCCTACGCCTTCGCCCGGCACCGGCGGGCCGTCGGCCGGCTCGTCCGGGCCGCCGAGTCCGGCCGCCTGCCGCACGGCTGCGCCTCCGTGACCCTGCTCGACCGGGACGCGGCGGACCTCCTGCGGAAGATCGGCTTCCGCGAGGCCGTCTGA
- a CDS encoding thioesterase family protein, translating into MSTSTEIPVATTRESEFDRDTAVVLREPGVYDADLSAGWTIIHAVNGGYLLALLGRALGEHLPHSDPFTISAHYLTPSVPGPAVIRTETVRTGRTLSTGQASLFQYAEDGTEVERIRVLASYGSLDALPDDVRTTATPPAMAAIENCFSASDGPTPQIPGSSAIADRLDLRLDPACVGWAIGAPSGKGEMRAWFGLADGREPDALSLLLTVDALPPTSFELGLKGWTPTVELTTHIRCRPAPGPLRVSITTRNLAGGFLEEDAEVWDSADRLVAQSRQLARAPRS; encoded by the coding sequence ATGAGCACGAGTACCGAGATCCCCGTCGCGACGACCCGCGAGAGCGAGTTCGACCGCGACACCGCCGTCGTCCTCCGCGAGCCCGGTGTCTACGACGCCGACCTCTCCGCCGGCTGGACGATCATCCACGCGGTCAACGGCGGCTACCTCCTCGCTCTGCTCGGCCGCGCCCTCGGCGAGCACCTCCCGCACTCCGACCCGTTCACGATCTCGGCGCACTACCTCACGCCGTCCGTGCCGGGCCCCGCGGTGATCAGGACCGAGACCGTACGCACCGGCCGGACGCTCTCCACCGGCCAGGCGTCCCTCTTCCAGTACGCGGAGGACGGCACCGAGGTCGAGCGGATCCGGGTCCTCGCCTCGTACGGCAGCCTCGACGCGCTCCCCGACGACGTCCGCACCACCGCGACGCCCCCGGCGATGGCCGCCATCGAGAACTGCTTCTCCGCCTCGGACGGCCCCACGCCGCAGATCCCCGGCTCCTCGGCGATCGCCGACCGGCTCGACCTCCGGCTCGACCCGGCCTGTGTCGGCTGGGCGATCGGCGCGCCGTCGGGGAAGGGCGAGATGAGGGCGTGGTTCGGCCTCGCGGACGGCCGTGAGCCCGACGCGCTGTCGCTGCTCCTGACGGTCGACGCGCTGCCGCCGACCTCCTTCGAGCTGGGCCTCAAGGGCTGGACCCCGACCGTCGAGCTCACCACCCACATCCGCTGCCGCCCGGCCCCCGGCCCGCTGCGGGTCTCCATCACCACCCGCAACCTCGCCGGCGGCTTCCTGGAGGAGGACGCGGAGGTCTGGGACAGCGCCGACCGCCTGGTGGCCCAGTCCCGCCAACTGGCCCGCGCACCGCGCAGCTGA
- a CDS encoding enhanced serine sensitivity protein SseB C-terminal domain-containing protein, whose translation MSASGTAATGQVEHMLRQVAPGRYDAYEQLLHALADGELWMLLWHGSPGSSDAQYGNMEVDGFGYAPCVTSAQELAASGWHRAHELVTGREIARALYPDRWGIWLNPHAPGGGLGIPWADLRRIATGLDRMPAGPLRVTEPSLEIPQFYALLTQNAHRTPAVRALRRGWVQPALGSPYLVIGLDLYDTSPAAVDTVRAMMRQSIGAVPEGLPVSTVALSDAYDPVALWLRANGRPFYDREAHAGRGAAAVPGYGYPPPAPSGY comes from the coding sequence GTGAGCGCGTCAGGCACCGCTGCGACCGGACAGGTCGAGCACATGCTGCGCCAGGTGGCACCCGGACGCTACGACGCGTACGAGCAGCTGCTGCACGCCCTCGCCGACGGCGAGCTCTGGATGCTGCTCTGGCACGGCTCGCCCGGCTCGTCCGACGCCCAGTACGGGAACATGGAGGTCGACGGCTTCGGCTACGCGCCCTGCGTCACCTCCGCCCAGGAACTCGCCGCCTCCGGCTGGCACCGCGCCCACGAGCTCGTCACCGGCCGGGAGATCGCCCGCGCCCTCTACCCCGACCGCTGGGGCATCTGGCTCAATCCGCACGCCCCCGGCGGCGGCCTCGGCATCCCCTGGGCCGACCTGCGCCGGATCGCCACCGGCCTCGACCGGATGCCGGCGGGACCGCTGCGGGTCACCGAGCCCAGCCTGGAGATCCCGCAGTTCTACGCCCTGCTCACGCAGAACGCGCACCGCACCCCGGCCGTCCGGGCGCTGCGCCGCGGCTGGGTGCAGCCCGCGCTCGGCTCCCCGTACCTCGTCATCGGCCTCGATCTGTACGACACCTCGCCCGCGGCCGTCGACACGGTCCGGGCGATGATGCGCCAGTCCATCGGAGCCGTACCCGAGGGACTGCCCGTCTCGACGGTCGCCCTCTCCGACGCGTACGACCCGGTGGCCCTCTGGCTGCGGGCGAACGGGCGCCCGTTCTACGACCGCGAGGCACACGCCGGACGCGGTGCGGCGGCCGTTCCCGGGTACGGGTACCCGCCGCCGGCACCGTCCGGATACTGA
- a CDS encoding ABC transporter ATP-binding protein: protein MTDKLTKTGAAVGEPVATGSAPSDAFLDVRDLKIHFPTDDGLVKSVDGLSFQLEKGKTLGIVGESGSGKSVTSLGIMGLHTVGQYGRQKARISGEIWLDGRELLTADPDEVRRMRGRDMAMIFQDPLSAMHPYYSVGNQIVEAYRVHNDVDKKTARKRAVELLDRVGIPEPAKRFDNYPHEFSGGMRQRAMIAMALVNNPALLIADEPTTALDVTVQAQILDLMRDLQKEFGSAVVIITHDLGVVAELADDILVMYGGRCVERGPAESVFYEPQHPYTWGLLGSMPRIDRDQTERLIPVKGNPPSLINIPSGCAFNPRCPYADVPKGGITRTQRPELALAGDRHFSACHMPQEERTRIWTEEIAPKL from the coding sequence ATGACGGACAAGCTGACGAAGACCGGCGCGGCGGTGGGAGAACCCGTCGCCACCGGGTCCGCCCCCTCCGACGCCTTCCTCGACGTGCGCGACCTGAAGATCCACTTCCCGACCGACGACGGTCTGGTCAAGTCGGTCGACGGTCTCAGCTTCCAGCTGGAGAAGGGCAAGACCCTCGGCATCGTGGGCGAGTCCGGCTCCGGCAAGTCGGTCACCTCGCTCGGCATCATGGGCCTCCACACCGTCGGCCAGTACGGCCGGCAGAAGGCCCGCATCTCCGGCGAGATCTGGCTCGACGGGCGCGAGCTGCTCACGGCCGACCCGGACGAGGTCCGCAGGATGCGCGGCCGCGACATGGCGATGATCTTCCAGGACCCGCTGTCCGCGATGCACCCGTACTACTCGGTCGGCAACCAGATCGTGGAGGCGTACCGCGTCCACAACGACGTCGACAAGAAGACGGCGCGCAAGCGGGCCGTCGAACTCCTCGACCGGGTCGGCATCCCCGAGCCCGCCAAGCGGTTCGACAACTACCCGCACGAGTTCTCCGGCGGCATGCGCCAGCGCGCGATGATCGCCATGGCGCTCGTCAACAACCCCGCGCTGCTCATCGCCGACGAGCCGACCACCGCGCTCGACGTGACCGTGCAGGCGCAGATCCTCGACCTGATGCGGGACCTCCAGAAGGAGTTCGGCTCCGCGGTCGTCATCATCACCCACGACCTCGGCGTCGTCGCCGAGCTCGCCGACGACATCCTCGTCATGTACGGCGGGCGCTGCGTCGAGCGTGGACCGGCCGAGTCCGTCTTCTACGAGCCGCAGCACCCCTACACCTGGGGCCTGCTCGGCTCGATGCCGAGGATCGACCGCGACCAGACCGAGCGGCTCATCCCGGTCAAGGGCAACCCGCCCAGCCTCATCAACATCCCGAGCGGCTGCGCCTTCAACCCGCGCTGCCCGTACGCGGACGTCCCCAAGGGCGGCATCACGCGCACCCAGCGGCCGGAGCTGGCCCTGGCCGGGGACCGCCACTTCTCGGCCTGCCACATGCCGCAGGAGGAGCGGACCCGCATCTGGACCGAAGAGATTGCGCCGAAACTGTGA
- a CDS encoding ABC transporter permease, whose translation MTAPLHEKSAGESTDTVDGAPDAPGTPDTTGTVGKAIEGRSPWQIAWTRLKRDKLALAGAFIVVFLVLVAIFAPVIVGLLGHPPDEFHEDQIDPLFGTPIGSWGGVSSDFLFGVEPVNGRDVFSRIVYGARISLLVAFLAAVFAVVLGTILGIIAGYFGGWIDAALSRVMDVMLAFPQLLFTIALVSVLPNELLGLDGSGVRIAALVIVIGFFGWPYVGRIVRGQTLSLRNREYVEAAQSLGAGRLYILRRELLPNLIAPITVYATLMIPTNILTEAALSFLGAGVKPPTASWGQMLSTAITTYESDPLFMVIPGFAIFITVLAFNLFGDGVRDALDPKGSR comes from the coding sequence ATGACGGCACCACTGCACGAGAAGAGTGCGGGCGAGTCGACCGACACCGTCGATGGCGCGCCCGACGCACCCGGCACCCCGGACACCACCGGCACCGTCGGCAAGGCGATCGAGGGCCGCTCGCCCTGGCAGATCGCCTGGACCCGCCTCAAGCGCGACAAACTGGCCCTCGCGGGCGCCTTCATCGTCGTCTTCCTCGTCCTCGTCGCGATCTTCGCGCCGGTCATCGTGGGCCTCCTGGGCCACCCGCCGGACGAGTTCCACGAGGACCAGATCGACCCGCTCTTCGGTACCCCGATCGGCTCCTGGGGCGGTGTGAGCTCGGACTTCCTCTTCGGAGTCGAGCCCGTCAACGGCCGCGACGTCTTCAGCCGCATCGTCTACGGCGCCCGGATCTCGCTGCTCGTCGCCTTCCTCGCGGCGGTCTTCGCCGTCGTCCTCGGCACGATCCTCGGCATCATCGCCGGCTACTTCGGCGGCTGGATCGACGCGGCCCTCAGCCGGGTCATGGACGTGATGCTCGCGTTCCCGCAGCTGCTCTTCACGATCGCCCTGGTCTCCGTCCTGCCGAACGAACTCCTCGGCCTCGACGGCTCGGGCGTCCGCATCGCCGCCCTGGTGATCGTCATCGGCTTCTTCGGCTGGCCGTACGTGGGCCGCATCGTCCGCGGCCAGACCCTCTCCCTGCGCAACCGCGAGTACGTCGAGGCCGCCCAGAGCCTCGGCGCCGGCCGCCTCTACATCCTGCGCCGGGAGCTGCTGCCCAACCTGATCGCCCCGATCACGGTCTACGCGACCCTGATGATCCCCACCAACATCCTCACCGAAGCGGCGCTCAGCTTCCTCGGCGCGGGTGTGAAGCCGCCCACCGCTTCCTGGGGACAGATGCTGTCGACGGCCATCACCACCTACGAGTCGGACCCGCTGTTCATGGTGATCCCCGGCTTCGCGATCTTCATCACCGTTCTGGCGTTCAACCTCTTCGGCGACGGCGTGCGTGACGCGCTGGACCCGAAGGGCTCCCGCTGA
- a CDS encoding ABC transporter ATP-binding protein, with product MEPLLKVTGLKKHFPIRKGLLQRQTGAVKAVDGIDFEVLPGETLGVVGESGCGKSTMGRLITRLLEPTDGTVEFQGTDISHLGVSGMRPLRRDIQMIFQDPYGSLNPRHTVGTIVSAPFKLQGVEPEGGVKKEVQRLLGLVGLNPEHYNRYPHEFSGGQRQRIGIARALALKPKLVVADEPVSALDVSIQAQVVNLLDDLQQELGLTYVIIAHDLSVIRHVSDRIAVMYLGKIVELADRKSLYENPMHPYTRALMSAVPIPDPRRRGAKSDRILLTGDVPSPIAPPPGCRFHTRCWKATDLCKTQEPPLVELRPGQRVACHHPENAESLTIPGARESVEITKAPEPAEAEAPATTSEPVAEPTAEDDASKA from the coding sequence ATGGAACCTCTGCTCAAGGTCACCGGCCTGAAGAAGCACTTCCCCATCAGGAAGGGCCTTCTCCAGCGCCAGACCGGCGCGGTCAAGGCGGTCGACGGGATCGACTTCGAGGTCCTGCCCGGTGAGACCCTCGGTGTCGTCGGCGAGTCCGGCTGCGGCAAGTCGACGATGGGCCGGCTCATCACCCGGCTCCTCGAACCGACCGACGGCACGGTCGAGTTCCAGGGCACGGACATCTCGCACCTCGGCGTCTCGGGCATGCGTCCGCTCCGCCGGGACATCCAGATGATCTTCCAGGACCCGTACGGCTCGCTGAACCCGCGCCACACGGTCGGCACGATCGTCTCGGCCCCCTTCAAGCTCCAGGGCGTGGAGCCCGAAGGCGGCGTGAAGAAGGAGGTCCAGCGCCTGCTCGGCCTGGTCGGCCTGAACCCGGAGCACTACAACCGCTACCCGCACGAGTTCTCCGGCGGCCAGCGCCAGCGCATCGGCATCGCCCGCGCGCTCGCGCTCAAGCCGAAGCTGGTCGTGGCGGACGAGCCGGTCTCGGCCCTGGACGTCTCCATCCAGGCCCAGGTGGTCAACCTCCTGGACGACCTCCAGCAGGAGCTCGGCCTCACGTACGTGATCATCGCGCACGACCTGTCGGTCATCCGGCACGTGTCGGACCGCATCGCGGTCATGTACCTCGGCAAGATCGTGGAACTCGCGGACCGCAAGTCCCTCTACGAGAACCCGATGCACCCGTACACCCGCGCCCTGATGTCGGCGGTCCCGATCCCGGACCCCCGCCGCCGAGGCGCGAAGAGCGACCGCATCCTCCTCACCGGCGACGTCCCGTCCCCGATCGCCCCGCCCCCCGGCTGCCGCTTCCACACCCGCTGCTGGAAGGCCACGGACCTCTGCAAGACGCAGGAGCCCCCGCTCGTGGAGCTCCGTCCGGGCCAGCGAGTGGCCTGCCACCACCCGGAGAACGCGGAGTCCCTGACGATCCCGGGCGCGAGGGAGTCGGTGGAGATCACGAAGGCCCCGGAGCCGGCCGAGGCGGAGGCCCCGGCCACGACGTCCGAGCCCGTGGCGGAGCCCACGGCCGAGGACGACGCTTCTAAGGCGTGA
- a CDS encoding trimeric intracellular cation channel family protein, with translation MLHDLFTPSVQHALDLVGIFVFAISGALLAVRKNFDVFGIAVLAEVTALGGGLFRDLVIGAVPPAAFSDLGYFLMPLIAAGLVFFLHPQVERTQTAVNVFDAAGLGLFCVTGTTKAYDYGLGLTSSAALGLATAVGGGVLRDVLANEVPSLLRWDRDLYAVPAIVGSAMVVLCIRFDMLNGWTSGAAVLTAFVLRLLAMRYHWRAPRAWNRRSSAREEPEKATAQ, from the coding sequence GTGCTCCACGACCTGTTCACCCCCTCCGTCCAACACGCCCTCGATCTCGTCGGCATCTTCGTCTTCGCCATCTCCGGCGCCCTCCTCGCCGTCCGCAAGAACTTCGACGTCTTCGGCATCGCCGTCCTCGCCGAGGTCACGGCCCTCGGGGGCGGTCTCTTCCGCGACCTGGTCATCGGCGCCGTACCACCCGCCGCCTTCTCCGATCTCGGCTACTTCCTCATGCCCCTGATCGCCGCGGGTCTCGTCTTCTTCCTCCACCCGCAGGTCGAGCGCACCCAGACCGCCGTGAACGTCTTCGACGCCGCCGGCCTGGGCCTCTTCTGTGTGACCGGTACGACGAAGGCGTACGACTACGGCCTCGGGCTGACCTCCTCCGCCGCGCTGGGGCTCGCGACGGCCGTCGGCGGCGGTGTCCTGCGGGACGTGCTCGCCAACGAGGTCCCTTCGCTGCTGCGCTGGGACCGGGACCTGTACGCCGTCCCAGCGATCGTCGGCTCCGCGATGGTCGTCCTCTGCATCCGCTTCGACATGCTCAACGGGTGGACCAGCGGCGCCGCCGTCCTCACCGCCTTCGTCCTCCGCCTGCTGGCGATGCGCTACCACTGGCGCGCGCCCCGCGCCTGGAACCGGCGGTCCTCCGCACGCGAGGAACCGGAAAAAGCTACCGCTCAGTAG
- a CDS encoding enhanced serine sensitivity protein SseB, protein MDVTWPGNELEEVLAASLGNPSAGARLVEVLGRSPVWVPLPNGGGPDSTDLDLATMEIDGAAYVPVFSSEAQFLACVGNHMSFTVAPARDFARGLPPQLGIAVNPGGTVGVPLPPPAVAELCRVGRTPLDGPASGGRVRLFEPDWQDDPVDFLAAASAEFEATGVVTTARRALASIEGTEPALFVGVQLAGWDGVDRNAPLDALGRALGRVECAWPVNLILLDMAQDPVGDWMLERVRPFYQRAAV, encoded by the coding sequence GTGGACGTGACGTGGCCGGGCAATGAGCTCGAAGAGGTCCTTGCCGCCTCCCTCGGCAACCCCTCGGCGGGCGCCCGCCTGGTCGAGGTGCTCGGCCGCAGCCCGGTCTGGGTGCCGCTGCCCAACGGCGGCGGACCCGACAGCACCGACCTCGACCTCGCCACCATGGAGATCGACGGCGCGGCGTACGTCCCCGTCTTCAGCTCCGAGGCGCAGTTCCTCGCCTGTGTCGGCAACCACATGTCGTTCACCGTCGCGCCGGCCCGCGACTTCGCCCGCGGCCTGCCCCCGCAGCTAGGCATCGCCGTGAACCCCGGCGGCACCGTCGGCGTCCCGCTGCCCCCGCCGGCCGTCGCGGAGCTGTGCCGCGTCGGCCGCACCCCGCTCGACGGCCCCGCCAGCGGCGGCCGCGTCCGTCTCTTCGAGCCCGACTGGCAGGACGACCCCGTCGACTTCCTCGCCGCCGCCTCCGCCGAGTTCGAGGCCACCGGCGTCGTCACCACCGCCCGCCGCGCCCTCGCCAGCATCGAGGGCACCGAACCCGCCCTCTTCGTCGGCGTCCAGCTCGCCGGCTGGGACGGAGTCGACCGCAACGCGCCCCTCGACGCCCTCGGCCGCGCCCTCGGCCGCGTCGAGTGCGCCTGGCCCGTCAACCTCATCCTGCTCGACATGGCGCAGGACCCGGTCGGCGACTGGATGCTGGAGCGGGTGCGTCCCTTCTACCAGCGCGCCGCCGTGTGA
- a CDS encoding ABC transporter substrate-binding protein — translation MTLMSSQRRRIAAGALLAAATMVVTTACGGDNGGSGDKGKGGAPGFNAGVNKVANASTKKGGELKFIGSQEADNWDPQRGYYGFVWDFQRYYTRQLVTFKSEPGAASTELVPDLATDAGKVSEDGLTYTFTLKDGVTWQDGKPITSKDIKYGIERIWAQDVISGGPIYLQQTLDPKGEYKGPYKDTSADKLGLKAIETPDDKTIIFKLPVANGDFLQMLAMPAASPVRQDKDTKAKYGLNVFSSGPYKWESYTPNKSMKLVRNDKWDAKTDTVRKALPDKISVTFTTNADDMDNRLVEGEYDLDINATGVGASARQKVLQQHKGNVDNPQTGFIRYAVFPQTVIPNIECRKAIIYAADSKSLQTARGGPQAGGDIASNMLPPAIKGADPKADPYGKLGGAPDLAKAKEALKNCGKPNGFKTTIAVRNNKKIEIATAESLQQSLKAVGIDAQIDQFDGAQTSGIIGSPKVVKEKGYGIIIMGWGADFPTGQGFLQPLVDGRFILQSGNNNFSELNDKAVNGLFDQALKETDPVKAGELYKQINTKVSEAAVYLPFTHEKNIIWRSSRLTNVYTADAYNGRYDYASLGVVK, via the coding sequence ATGACTCTGATGAGCTCTCAGAGGCGCAGAATCGCCGCGGGCGCGCTGCTCGCGGCGGCCACGATGGTCGTCACCACCGCCTGCGGCGGCGACAACGGCGGCAGCGGCGACAAGGGCAAGGGCGGTGCGCCCGGCTTCAACGCCGGTGTGAACAAGGTCGCCAACGCCTCCACCAAGAAGGGCGGCGAGCTGAAGTTCATCGGCTCGCAGGAGGCCGACAACTGGGACCCGCAGCGCGGCTACTACGGCTTCGTCTGGGACTTCCAGCGCTACTACACGCGCCAGCTGGTCACCTTCAAGAGCGAGCCGGGCGCGGCCTCCACCGAGCTGGTCCCGGACCTCGCCACCGACGCCGGCAAGGTCTCCGAAGACGGCCTGACCTACACCTTCACGCTGAAGGACGGGGTGACCTGGCAGGACGGCAAGCCGATCACCTCGAAGGACATCAAGTACGGCATCGAGCGCATCTGGGCCCAGGACGTCATCTCCGGCGGCCCGATCTACCTCCAGCAGACGCTCGACCCCAAGGGCGAGTACAAGGGTCCGTACAAGGACACCTCCGCGGACAAGCTCGGCCTGAAGGCGATCGAGACCCCGGACGACAAGACCATCATCTTCAAGCTGCCGGTCGCCAACGGTGACTTCCTGCAGATGCTGGCCATGCCCGCCGCCTCCCCGGTCCGCCAGGACAAGGACACCAAGGCCAAGTACGGCCTGAACGTGTTCTCCTCCGGCCCGTACAAGTGGGAGTCGTACACGCCGAACAAGTCCATGAAGCTTGTCCGTAACGACAAGTGGGACGCCAAGACGGACACCGTCCGCAAGGCGCTCCCGGACAAGATCAGCGTCACGTTCACCACGAACGCCGACGACATGGACAACCGTCTGGTCGAGGGCGAGTACGACCTCGACATCAACGCGACGGGCGTCGGCGCCTCCGCCCGCCAGAAGGTGCTCCAGCAGCACAAGGGCAACGTCGACAACCCGCAGACGGGCTTCATCCGCTACGCGGTCTTCCCGCAGACGGTCATCCCCAACATCGAGTGCCGCAAGGCCATCATCTACGCGGCCGACTCCAAGTCGCTGCAGACCGCCCGTGGTGGCCCGCAGGCCGGTGGCGACATCGCCTCCAACATGCTCCCGCCGGCGATCAAGGGTGCCGACCCGAAGGCCGACCCGTACGGCAAGCTCGGCGGCGCGCCGGACCTCGCCAAGGCCAAGGAAGCACTGAAGAACTGCGGTAAGCCGAACGGCTTCAAGACCACCATCGCGGTCCGCAACAACAAGAAGATCGAGATCGCGACCGCCGAGTCCCTCCAGCAGTCGCTGAAGGCCGTCGGCATCGACGCCCAGATCGACCAGTTCGACGGCGCCCAGACGTCCGGCATCATCGGTTCGCCGAAGGTCGTCAAGGAAAAGGGCTACGGCATCATCATCATGGGCTGGGGCGCCGACTTCCCGACCGGTCAGGGCTTCCTGCAGCCGCTGGTCGACGGCCGCTTCATCCTCCAGAGCGGTAACAACAACTTCTCGGAGCTGAACGACAAGGCCGTCAACGGCCTGTTCGACCAGGCGCTGAAGGAGACCGACCCGGTCAAGGCCGGCGAGCTCTACAAGCAGATCAACACGAAGGTGTCGGAGGCCGCGGTCTACCTGCCCTTCACCCACGAGAAGAACATCATCTGGCGCAGCTCCCGGCTGACCAACGTCTACACGGCGGACGCCTACAACGGCCGCTACGACTACGCGTCGCTCGGCGTCGTCAAGTAA
- a CDS encoding ABC transporter permease — MLAYIVRRLFAVVVMLLVVTLVTLSIFFLIPKMTGSDPAAMFVGKQADPASIEAIRQKLGLDDPILVQFWHFVSGIFVGRDYTGGGDTIHCAMPCFGYSFRTEQDVWSMLVDAFPVTLSMVIGAAVLWLILGVSTGVVSALKRGTIIDRAAMITALAGVSLPIFFTAMLAMLVFRTQLGWLNASYVPITESFGGWFGGLLLPWVTLAFLYAAMYARLTRATMLEVLGEDYIRTARAKGLPESVVLGKHAMRSTMTPILTIFGMDLGALVGGAILTETAFSLHGLGGLAIKGVSERDLPLILAVTLITAACVVIANLVVDLLYAVIDPRVRLA, encoded by the coding sequence ATGCTTGCATACATAGTCCGGCGACTCTTCGCAGTCGTCGTGATGCTGCTCGTCGTCACTCTGGTGACGCTCAGCATCTTCTTCCTCATCCCCAAGATGACCGGCAGCGACCCTGCCGCGATGTTCGTCGGCAAGCAGGCGGATCCGGCTTCCATCGAGGCCATCCGGCAGAAGCTCGGCCTGGACGACCCGATCCTGGTGCAGTTCTGGCACTTCGTCTCCGGCATCTTCGTCGGCCGTGACTACACCGGTGGTGGCGACACCATCCACTGCGCGATGCCCTGCTTCGGCTACTCGTTCCGCACCGAGCAGGACGTCTGGTCGATGCTGGTCGACGCCTTCCCCGTCACCCTCTCCATGGTCATCGGCGCCGCTGTGCTCTGGCTGATCCTGGGTGTCTCCACGGGAGTCGTCTCCGCGCTCAAGCGGGGCACGATCATCGACCGCGCGGCCATGATCACCGCGCTCGCCGGTGTCTCGCTGCCCATCTTCTTCACCGCCATGCTGGCGATGCTGGTCTTCCGCACCCAACTGGGCTGGCTCAACGCCTCGTACGTGCCGATCACCGAGTCCTTCGGTGGCTGGTTCGGCGGTCTGCTGCTGCCCTGGGTGACCCTCGCCTTCCTGTACGCGGCGATGTACGCGCGGCTCACCCGCGCCACCATGCTGGAGGTCCTCGGCGAGGACTACATCCGCACCGCACGGGCCAAGGGCCTCCCGGAGTCGGTCGTGCTCGGCAAGCACGCCATGCGCTCCACCATGACCCCCATCCTGACCATCTTCGGCATGGACCTCGGCGCCCTCGTCGGCGGCGCGATCCTGACCGAGACCGCGTTCAGCCTCCACGGCCTCGGCGGCCTCGCCATCAAGGGCGTGAGCGAGCGTGACCTGCCGCTGATCCTGGCCGTCACCCTCATCACCGCGGCCTGCGTCGTCATCGCCAACCTCGTCGTGGACCTGCTGTACGCCGTGATCGACCCCCGAGTGAGGCTCGCATGA